CTAGGACATACCCGTAGGCGGGATAGGTCGTAGAGATACAAGAAGATGGGGTTTTGCAGCTTCCCGGCGAGGCTGGCCGGGGCTGCGGGACGGTTAGCCGGCGTCCGATATTTGCTTGATAAGATGGGGGTTGGGCCGCGATGATGTCTTACACATCGGCGTCTGGGCCGGCGGTTGCCGAGGAAACGTAAACACGTGTCACTGTTACGTGACAGGACAGCCTTCCTGGGCGAAATGCTCAACGGACCCGCTTTCGTGATCGCGAGACGGCGAGCGCCCGGTGTCGGCCAGTTGCGGTCATTTGCTAATCTTGCTAACCGGTCACGCGAGTGGCCGATTCACTCTGAAACCCACCAAACGCTCTGTTAGCTCGAGCAGCGTCCACGATGTCAATGTGGTCCGCCTACCGACTAGCGACAGCCGCCTGCTACTGCTAGTTCGCCATTAAATGACTGAAGCGGGGAATTGCGCGCAGCGCTGTCTGGTGACCTGCCCATCGATCATTTGACCGATACCCTGCCGGCGCCGTCCCTGCGATCCTTGCGTTCATACCGTCGCGCCCCCCCCGACTGGATGGTGCTCTGGCATTACAGCGGGGAAATCCGGCTGGACCGGCGAAGACGGTAAACCTGAGGCAATACATGACGACTACCGCAACGCGGACAGGGTGGACGCGGGTCATGGTCTGGCGCCAGCACGGCGGTAATGTGCCGGTTCGGTTCCACGTCCTCGTCCAACGCAAAGGCAAGCGAGGCGTGATGAAGTGTGGCCGATCCCCGGTTCACGATGCGCTCAAAACTGCGTGGTAGCCTGAAAACCCAGCGTCACACGCGAGGTCGGGAACCCCGCCGGCTTATAGACCGGCGTACCGGCGAACAGGTCGTACGAAAACCCGCCGATGCGAATCGGAGCGCTGCCGCGTATACCTATCACGGCACCGGCCAGTTGCGTACCTGCAAGCGACGCTGTCTCAGGACCGAATACATGGCCGTAGTCGATGCCCCCATAAATCGACTGCCCGCTCTGGCCGATGGGTAACTGCAGCTCGTTACGCCAGTAGAAGCCGCGCTCAGCCGCGAGCATCGTTTCGCCGTCGAAACCACGCACCGTATAGCGACTACCTATCGTCAGGTCGTCGATGTAGTTCAGCGTGTCGTTGGTGAACTGGCCATGAATCGTCGTCACATAACGCAGGTTCTGCTTCGCAATTGAAAACGGCACCGACAGGTTGGCGTCGAGCACGGCCATGTGAAAGCGGTACGTCGGCCCACCGTCGGACGTATCCGGCATTGCACCGAGCCAGCCGATACCCTGACGGTACGCGAGCGTGCCGTCGAACTGCGCAGCCCCGAAATAGTGACGGTCGGTCAGGCCGGCTTCGACGAACGTGTTATCGCGGTACTGCTGCGGAATCTCCGTGTCTTCGATGAAGCTCGCACCCCAGCGTTTGGTCAACTGGAGCTCCACGCCGAGAACGTCGTCCTGACTACGTCGGATCACACGTTCCAGCTTGATACCGGTCGTCTGCGCGTTGCCACTCGAGACGAAAGTCGTGTTCACGCCGGCGATCTGCTGATAGTAAGTGTTGGTATAGCCGAACAGCGTGCCGGTCCAGTAGCCCCACGGAACCGAATACGAACCGTTCCAACCGTGCGAGCCCAGATGTTTGTCGCCGAACTCGAGGTCCTGGTTCGCGCCGACATTGAAGATGTCGTTCAGGCCCAGCGGGTTGTCGATACCGAAGCGCACGTTCCCCTGGAGCTTGCCCGTCGCGCGGGTACCTGAGTTGTCGACCGAGGCGACGAAGGACCAGGGTTTCGTTCGCTTTACTGTGATCACGACATCGCTTTCGCCGGGGATATCGGTCGGCGCGATTTGCATGTCGACGTCCTGGCTGCTCACACGCTTCATCTGCTCGAGACCTTGTTCGAGATCGCGCAGGTTAAGCAGATCTCGATCACGCGCGGGGAACGCGGGCTTCCACGTGCCGCGGATTTTCGGGTCCGCGAATCGCAACTGCCTTATTACACCTGGCACGAGCGAAAGTTTCAGCACACCGGATGACAGGTCCTGCTCGGGCAGCAGAACGCGCGTCGTGATGTAGCCACGGCTGAGGATTGCCTGCGACAAGCCTTTGACGATCACGTCGAGTCCCTGTTTTCCTACGCACTGGCCCGCATAATGGTCGAGCCATTCACGCGCGAAGGCGAAGTGGTCCTGCGGCAAAGCGGACGCGCCTTGTGCCCGAACCGCAACGGGCAATGTTGCGGGTACGTCTAGCACAAACGAGTGGATCGGAAAGCACGGGGTCTCGACCGGCAAGGAAACGAACCCGGCGACAGGAACTGAAACTGAACGCACCGCCGGTGCATTCACTGTCTGCTGGCGTTCGCGCGCTTCCTGCTGCTGACGGGCAAGCTGATCCTGCACGCCTCCGGGACCAGGAGGAGTCTGTGCGACCGCCAGAGAAGCCGACGTAACGGCCATGAACGTCGACAACACCTTCGATGCCTGCTGCCTATGTTTTGAATGCGTGCCTAGATTTCTTATCTTCTTAGAGTGCATCTTTTTGTATAGGATGGCGAAATAGATTCTAAATCACAGCTTCGGCTCAACGTGGCCTCTGATCCACACCCACTGTGCGCCATCCCAATGCCAGTAGCCTCCGACCCACGCGGAATTAGGCAGCATCGGCGACATCTCTGGGATGGGTGGCGGCTTGGGTGGTGCACCAGGAGGTGCACTTTGACAAGCTGTCAGCAGCGCAAGCGCTATCAGGGCAAAAAAAATTCGCGTCATTTAAGGATAAGGCCCCAGATCAACGTCACAACTCCAAGTAAAGACTGCGCGATCAGTCTATTTTCCCATTGTGAAGTGCCCGGAAGTATTGGCAGCCCTATCTTCCTTTTGTACGGAAGACTGAGTAGGCGAATGTGAAAAGCATCAATGACACGCTGCATATTGGACCAACGCGCATGCAGCCGCTTCCAGAAGATGCTCCTTGTCGGCAACCCCGTTGGCTGGATTCTTTATTGCCTGCCTTTCGCTCTGGTCAAGCTACCTGTTGTAGACGTCTATCGTCGTGGTTTGAACCACGGCCCAAAATTTCCCGGGTCATCGCTCAGCATTCCAGCCTTACGCAGCGGCTTCGGCAAATACTTCACAAACACGGCCAGAAGAACGATAAAGAACGGAAGTCCAATAGCAAACACAGAGACACCATCGCTCAAACCGATTAATCTCCGGCAAATACCAATCACGACAACTGTATAGCACCCCGCGCTAAAAAAGGATGCCAAGCAAACCACGAATCCGATCTGAAGCGTCGCATAGAGCCGTTTCCAGTTCATCTTTGATCACCAGCATTCCGAATGTCGTTGATGACAGTTGCTCCCTTCGTGCCCACCCCATATAGCAGGATGGCTTGTGTCGTGCCATAAGGTGCAGTCTGACCAGTGAATGGAATCAACGTATTGTTGTTGATTCGCGGTACTGTTACATCAAACATTGAACCAGAACGGTTCAAGCCGTCTGCCGTGCCCATCTTAAGTGACACCGGAGCCCCCAAAGCTAAAATTGCGGCCGCGAGATTTAAGCCGTCGTATGCTACATTGCCCCAGCCACCGGGTAGAGCTTCATTGAATCCATATCGTAAGGGGTTCGTACCGGGTGAGTTGATACCGTTGTACAGGTTATATAACCCGTCAGCACCTTCCGTCATATCGCTTAGCCCAAAGGCAACCATTGCACCACCAGCAGTACACCCCAACCCATTCGTACAAAGTGCCGCGCCAGTCTTGACCGTCAGGCCACCCGTTACGATCTTGGCCACATCCTTCGCCACGCCGAGCGGATCGCTCTGAAGCGCATCACCAATTTTCTGCACCGGAGTGTACACAAACAGCCCCGCTTCCTGTTGACGGTTAACCCAGTCAATCTCCGGCCCAAGCTGCGACACTTCAAGCTGGTTTACATAGTTCGCGTTGTACGCATCGCTGCCCACCGGATACTCCGCCCAGCACTTCACCGCGTAGCATGCCGCTTCCGTCAGCTTTTTCTGCTCAGCCGAATCTCCAATTCGCGTTGTTGGCAATCGCGTTCTTTTCACTCTGGTCAAGCTGCTGGTTGTAAAGGTACCTACGATCTATTTTTCTCGCGAAAAATGGTTATAGTTGCAATGGCGCAAAATACCGCGGCAAGTACCAAGCCATTTACGACAATTGATTTGGCATCCATCCAAGTCCATTGATACTTCCCGCCACGCGCCCAAACAACAATAAAAATTGCCCAAATTTTTACCGCAGCCATCCCAATGATCGATAGGATAATTAACTTAAGATAAATCGAAATCAGATGAGACATGCTCTATTTTCCCATTTGGCTTTTTGCGTCATTGATGGCTTTGGTGCCCATCTCCGCCCCCGCAGCACCTGCTGCACCTGCGCCAATGACGGGTATATTATTCGGAATAAACCAGTTGGTCGCCGGAAGCAAATTCTGAGCCGTCAGGCCTATACCATAACCGAC
Above is a genomic segment from Paraburkholderia phenazinium containing:
- a CDS encoding ShlB/FhaC/HecB family hemolysin secretion/activation protein, with amino-acid sequence MAVTSASLAVAQTPPGPGGVQDQLARQQQEARERQQTVNAPAVRSVSVPVAGFVSLPVETPCFPIHSFVLDVPATLPVAVRAQGASALPQDHFAFAREWLDHYAGQCVGKQGLDVIVKGLSQAILSRGYITTRVLLPEQDLSSGVLKLSLVPGVIRQLRFADPKIRGTWKPAFPARDRDLLNLRDLEQGLEQMKRVSSQDVDMQIAPTDIPGESDVVITVKRTKPWSFVASVDNSGTRATGKLQGNVRFGIDNPLGLNDIFNVGANQDLEFGDKHLGSHGWNGSYSVPWGYWTGTLFGYTNTYYQQIAGVNTTFVSSGNAQTTGIKLERVIRRSQDDVLGVELQLTKRWGASFIEDTEIPQQYRDNTFVEAGLTDRHYFGAAQFDGTLAYRQGIGWLGAMPDTSDGGPTYRFHMAVLDANLSVPFSIAKQNLRYVTTIHGQFTNDTLNYIDDLTIGSRYTVRGFDGETMLAAERGFYWRNELQLPIGQSGQSIYGGIDYGHVFGPETASLAGTQLAGAVIGIRGSAPIRIGGFSYDLFAGTPVYKPAGFPTSRVTLGFQATTQF
- the bcpO gene encoding CDI system lipoprotein BcpO — translated: MTRIFFALIALALLTACQSAPPGAPPKPPPIPEMSPMLPNSAWVGGYWHWDGAQWVWIRGHVEPKL